GCCGCTGACTTTCCTAATCTTGATGACTGGAAAAGCGAAGTCGAATTCACTCTACCGCAGGCGACGATGAAACGCTTGATCGAAGCCACTCAGTTTTCGATGGCTCATCAGGATGTTCGCTATTACTTAAACGGAATGTTGTTTGAAACCGAAGGTAAAGAATTACGTACTGTTGCCACTGATGGCCACCGTCTGGCGGTGTGCGCCATGCCACTGGATACCGCGTTGCCTGACCATTCGGTGATAGTGCCCCGTAAAGGGGTGATTGAGCTGATGCGGATGCTGGTCGGTGGTGACAAACCGCTATGTGTACAAATTGGTAGTAATAATATTCGCGCCCATGTCGGTGATTTTATTTTTACCTCGAAACTGGTCGATGGTCGCTTCCCTGATTATCGTCGTGTATTGCCAAAAAACCCGGATAAACATCTGGATGCAGGATGTGATATCCTGAAACAGGCGTTTTCCCGTGCGGCGATTCTATCGAATGAAAAATTCCGTGGTGTCCGTTTGTATGTGAGCGAAAACCAGTTAAAGATCACCGCGAATAATCCGGAACAGGAAGAAGCGGAAGAGATTCTTGATGTCACCTATTCCGG
The sequence above is drawn from the Enterobacteriaceae bacterium ESL0689 genome and encodes:
- the dnaN gene encoding DNA polymerase III subunit beta; this encodes MNFTVEREHLLKPLQQVSSPLGGRPTLPILGNLLLQVEDGVLSLTGTDLEMEMVARVALAQPHQSGATTVPARKFFDICRGLPEGAEIAVQLDGDRLLVRSGRSRFSLVTLPAADFPNLDDWKSEVEFTLPQATMKRLIEATQFSMAHQDVRYYLNGMLFETEGKELRTVATDGHRLAVCAMPLDTALPDHSVIVPRKGVIELMRMLVGGDKPLCVQIGSNNIRAHVGDFIFTSKLVDGRFPDYRRVLPKNPDKHLDAGCDILKQAFSRAAILSNEKFRGVRLYVSENQLKITANNPEQEEAEEILDVTYSGSEIEIGFNVSYMLDVLNTLKCENVRILLTDSVSSVQIEDAASPHAVYVVMPMRL